Proteins co-encoded in one Planctomycetota bacterium genomic window:
- the glmS gene encoding glutamine--fructose-6-phosphate transaminase (isomerizing) gives MCGIIAYVGRKIAQPVLIEGLKRLEYRGYDSAGVAVLDAEGKLHLRKAVGRISVLEDSVRKGEPLPHSTIGIAHTRWATHGGVTHENAHPHPSDDAGLTLVHNGIIENYSALKKYLIGKGHTFSSETDSEVLAVLIRDVYLELVERGEDGGPSDSLLQKAVRIALREVTGTYGIAVLCAEEPDTLVVARKGSPMIIGIGDDEYICASDASAIVEHTSSVIYLNDNEMAVLRPDGLRTTTLDDEVTSPVMSELENTLEEYELGGFSHFMEKEIFEQPLAVSNCLRGRADPREGRIVLGGVSGMSRELTTARRIILTGQGTAFHAGLVGDYLLEDLAKIPAECTFASEFRYRNPIVEEGSVCLAISQSGETADTLAALREAQTKGAHAMGIVNAVGSTIARETDCGVYLHAGPEIGVASTKAFTCQCVVLTMLSIYLGRRRNMSQQQCEQLIAGLCRIPEQMESVLQQSDHVRQITEQFVERDNWLFLGRGYHYPVALEGALKLKEISYIHAEGMPAAEMKHGPIALINDGMPVVFIANRGSQYEKVISNIEEVKARGGRIIAVATEGDEQIKDYSDHVIFIPHTAEPLQPLLSVVPLQLLAYHAAVLRGCNVDKPRNLAKSVTVE, from the coding sequence ATGTGCGGCATCATCGCTTACGTCGGACGCAAGATCGCTCAGCCCGTTTTGATCGAAGGCCTCAAACGTCTGGAGTACCGCGGCTACGACTCGGCCGGCGTGGCCGTGCTCGATGCCGAGGGCAAGCTGCACCTGCGTAAAGCCGTCGGTCGAATCAGCGTTCTCGAGGATTCGGTCCGCAAGGGCGAGCCGTTGCCGCACTCGACCATCGGCATCGCCCACACCCGCTGGGCCACCCACGGCGGCGTCACCCATGAAAATGCCCACCCCCACCCCTCCGACGACGCCGGGCTCACGCTGGTCCACAACGGCATCATCGAGAACTACTCGGCCCTGAAGAAGTATCTCATCGGCAAGGGCCACACCTTCTCCAGCGAGACCGACTCGGAAGTTCTCGCGGTGCTGATCCGGGACGTGTACCTCGAACTCGTCGAGCGCGGTGAGGACGGCGGGCCGAGTGATTCGCTACTGCAGAAGGCCGTGCGGATCGCACTGCGTGAAGTGACCGGCACCTATGGCATCGCGGTCCTCTGCGCCGAGGAACCCGACACGCTGGTCGTGGCACGCAAGGGCTCGCCGATGATCATCGGCATCGGCGACGACGAGTACATCTGCGCGTCCGACGCCAGCGCCATCGTCGAGCACACGTCCTCGGTCATCTACCTCAATGACAACGAGATGGCTGTTCTGCGGCCAGACGGGCTGCGCACCACCACGCTCGACGATGAAGTAACCTCGCCGGTGATGAGCGAGCTGGAGAACACGCTCGAGGAGTACGAGCTAGGCGGGTTTTCGCATTTCATGGAGAAGGAGATTTTCGAGCAGCCGCTGGCGGTGAGCAACTGCCTGCGCGGCCGGGCCGATCCGCGGGAGGGTCGCATCGTCCTCGGCGGCGTGTCGGGCATGTCGCGCGAGCTGACCACCGCCCGCCGCATCATCCTCACCGGCCAGGGCACCGCGTTCCACGCCGGGCTCGTCGGCGATTACCTGCTGGAAGACCTCGCCAAGATCCCCGCCGAATGCACCTTCGCCAGCGAGTTCCGCTATCGAAACCCGATCGTCGAAGAAGGAAGCGTCTGCCTCGCGATCAGCCAGTCCGGCGAAACCGCCGACACGTTGGCAGCACTACGCGAAGCGCAGACCAAAGGCGCTCACGCGATGGGCATCGTCAACGCGGTCGGCAGCACGATCGCCCGCGAGACCGACTGCGGCGTCTACCTCCACGCCGGCCCGGAGATCGGCGTCGCCTCGACCAAGGCGTTCACCTGTCAGTGCGTCGTGCTCACGATGCTCAGCATCTACCTCGGCCGTCGCCGCAACATGAGCCAGCAGCAGTGCGAACAGCTCATCGCCGGGCTCTGCCGCATCCCGGAGCAGATGGAGTCGGTGCTGCAGCAGTCCGACCACGTCCGCCAGATCACCGAGCAGTTCGTCGAGCGTGACAACTGGCTTTTCCTCGGCCGCGGCTATCACTACCCCGTCGCCCTCGAAGGCGCGCTCAAACTCAAGGAAATCAGCTACATCCACGCCGAGGGCATGCCCGCTGCCGAGATGAAGCACGGACCGATCGCGCTGATCAACGACGGCATGCCCGTTGTCTTCATCGCCAACCGGGGCAGCCAATACGAGAAGGTCATCAGCAACATCGAAGAGGTCAAGGCACGCGGCGGGCGGATCATCGCCGTCGCCACCGAGGGCGACGAACAGATCAAGGACTACTCCGACCACGTCATCTTCATCCCGCACACCGCCGAGCCGCTGCAGCCGTTGTTGAGCGTCGTGCCATTGCAGTTGCTGGCGTATCACGCGGCGGTTCTGCGTGGGTGCAACGTCGACAAGCCGCGCAACCTCGCGAAGAGCGTGACGGTGGAGTGA